CTCTTCCGGCGTCTCCGGGGCACCGTGCCGCGCGATGTAGGCCGGCGCCGCGACATAGACGGCAGGCGTTTGCCCCACCCGTCTCGCGAGCAGATTTGAGTTGGCGAGATGACCGACCCTGATCGCGCAGTCGAAACCTTCCGCGATCAGATCGACGAAGCGGTCGGTATAGCAGGATCGCACCTGCAACAGAGGGTTGAGGCGCGCCAGCTCCGCGAGCACGGGTGCGAAATGGGTCGGGCCGAAGGTCAAGGGTGCGGCGACCCGGAAGCTGCCGCGCAGTTCGCCCTCCGGCAGGATCGTTTCCCTGGCGATGTCGATTTCGGCGCAGACCCTGGCGGCATGATCCCGGAACGTCACCCCCGCCTCGGTCAGCGCGGCACCGCGCGTGGTGCGCGCCAGCAGCTGGATGCCGAGATCCGCCTCCAGCCGTGCCAGCCGCCGGCTGACGATCGACTTCGATACGCCGAGACGCAGCGCAGCCGCCGTCACCCCGCCCGCATCCGCCACCTCCACGAACGTCCGCAACTCTTCGATATCCATTTCGTGTTCCCCGATGCGCAACACAGCACGTCACGTCGTGACGCTACCGTAGCGATATCGGCGATGGCAAATGCGGGTTCGGCGACGCCCTTCAGCGTCCGCCCGCAACCACCCCGTGCAACCGCAGCCAAGGACCCGTCATGACCTTCCGCAACGGCCTCGACTCGCTTCTTCGTCCCGAGGATTCCGTCCTCGTCCTGATCGATCACCAGCCTTACCAACTGGCCAATCTCAACAGCCATGATCCGCATGCCGTCGTCAACAACACCACCGGCTTGGCGAAGACGGCCAAGCTCTTCGGCGTTCCGACAATCCTGACCAGCGTGATCGCGGATCGCGGCGGCCTGATCTTCAAGCAGGTCACCGACGTGTTCCCCGGCCAGGAGGTGATCGATCGCACCTCCATCAACACGTGGGAAGATCAGAAGGTCGTCGATGCGGTCAAGGCGACCGGGCGCAAGCAGCTGGTCATCGCCGGCCTGTGGACCGAGATCTGCGTCGCGATGCCCGCCATCCAGGCGGCCGGCGAGGGCTGGGACGTGACGGTGATCACCGACGCGTCGGGCGGCACCTCGGTCGAGGCGCACGAGGTCGCCATTCAGCGCATGATCGCCGCCGGAATCAACATGATGACCTGGGTCGCGCTGGCCGCCGAATGGCAGCGCGACTGGGCGCGCGTCGACAGCGCAGGCCCGCTGACCCAGGTCATGATCGACCATGTCGGCGGCAGCGGCATCGCCTACATGTGGGAGCAGCAATTGCTCAACACCCCGGCACCCGCCGTTCCGTCGCCGGGCGTCTGACCCGATCCGGTGGCGAGAGGCCGGCTCCGGGCCCCGTTCCCGGCATCCGGCCCTCGCTGCCAAGGCAGCGGCACCGCGGATGCGCGCCGCAACACACCAGCATGAAGGACCGCAATGGACATCGGCATCGACAGCTTCGCAGCCATCCTTCCCGATCCGCGAACGGGGCTGCTGCCGTCCGCGACCGAGCGCATGGCCGATCTTCTCGAGGAGGTCGTGCTCGCGGACAGGGTCGGCCTCGACGTCTTCGGCATCGGCGAGCACCATCGCGCGGAATTTCTCGATTCCGCACCGGCGATCATTCTGGCCGCCGCGGCCGCACGCACCAGCCGCATTCGGCTGACGAGCGCGGTAACGGTGCTGAGCGCTGTCGATCCGGTGCGCCTGTTCCAGGAATTCGCAACGCTGGATCTGATCTCGAAGGGCCGCGCCGAACTGGTCGTCGGACGCGGATCGTTCGGCGAGGCCTTTCCGCTCTTCGGCCTCGATCCGCAGGCGTATGACGATCTCTTCGCCGAGAAGCTCGATCTCTTCCTGCAGCTCGGCGAGACCAGCCATCCGCGCTGGCAGGGCCACTTTCGCCCTGAACTCAGCGGCCAGGGCGTGTTCCCGCGTCCGCACCAGGATCGGCTGCCGGTGTGGATCGGAGTCGGCGGCACGCCGCAATCCTTCGCCCGCGCAGGCGTGCTCGGGCTGCCGCTGATGGTCGCGATCATCGGCGGCACGTTCGATCGCTTTCGCCCGCTCGTCGATCTCTACCGCGAAGCTGGGGCGCGAGCCGGGCATGATCCGGCGGCGCTCAAGGTGGGTGTCCACGCGCTCGGCTTTGTCGGCGAAACCCATGCCGCGGCCGCCGACGCCTTCTTCCCCGGCTGGGCGCACCTGACCGCAACCGTCGGCCGCGAGCGCGGCTGGTCGCCGCCGACGCGCGCGCAGTTCGACGCCATGGCCGGGCCGGACGGCGCATTCCTGGTTGGAGCGCCGGCGACGGTCGCCGCCAAGATCCGGCGCGCAAGCGAGGTCCTCGGAGGCCTTTCGCGCATCACCTTCCAGATGAGCACCGCGTCGCTCGAAACGGCCGCGATGAAGCGCTCGATCGAACTGCTCGGAACCGAAGTTGCGCCGATGGTGCGCGCCAATCTCGACGATGAAGGAGTACGAACATGATCGAAATGGTCATTGATCAGCGGCGCCGCGATCTCGGCGGCGGGTTCGAGGTCGGGCGGGTGCTGCCCTACGCCAGGCGGCGGATGGTCGGTCCGTTCATCTTCTTCGATCACATGGGCCCGGTCGACATCGCCGCCGGCGCGGACCGAAATCTCGACGTCCGCCCGCACCCGCATATCGGCCTGTCGACGGTCAGCTATCTGTTCTCCGGCGAGATCATGCACCGCGACAGCCTGGGGTACGCGCAGGCGATCCGCCCGGCGGAGGTCAACTGGATGGTCGCCGGGCGCGGCATCACCCACAGCGAGCGGCTGGAGCGTGCCCGGGCGGTCGGCGACCGCATCCACGGCATCCAGGCCTGGGTCGCACTGCCGACCGAATTAGAGGAGACCGCCCCCGCTTTCTCGCACCATGCGGGCGACGACCTGCCGCAATGGCAGGAGGCGGGGGTGAAAGGGCACCTCATCGCCGGCAGCGCCTATGGCCTGGTCGCCGGCGCCGCCACCCATTCGCCCCTCTTCTACGCGCATCTCGACATGGCTGCAGGTGCCACCGCCGAGATCCCCTCCGGTCACAGCGAGCGCGCGCTCTATGTTGCCGCCGGCGAGGTCGAGATGGAGGGTCGAACCTTTGGGGCCGGCAAGATGCTGGTGGTCGGAACCGGCGCTTCGCGGGTCCGGGCGACCGTGCCGGCCACGGTGATGGTGCTTGGCGGCGAGCCGGTCGGCGAGCGCTTCATCTTCTGGAACTTCGTCTCCTCGTCCAAGGACCGCCTGGAACAGGCCGCGTCGGACTGGCGGGCGGGACGCATGAAGCTGCCGGACGCCGACGACCGCGAATTCATCCCGCTGCCGGACGCCCCTGCCCCGTCCGCGCCGGCAATGTCGTGACCGGGCCGCCTTCGGCGACACGCCGGAGCAGCCGGCGGGTCCCGGCCGCGCCGGCGCCGGACCCCGCGACAGGGCCGAGGCAGCGGCCCGGTCACGCCGGCACTGTCGAGCACGTGGAATGGAAGGAAGGACGAAAATGATCGACCTGAATGGCAAGCGCGCGCTGGTGGCCGGAGGATCGCGCGGGATCGGTGCCGCGATCGCAGTGGCGCTGGCCGAGAACGGCGCCGACGTTGCTTTCACCTACCGCAATTCGGCCGAGCAGGCCCGAGCGGTTGCGCAAGCGATCGAGGCGGCCGGGCGCCGGGCCGTGGCGATCCGCGCCGACAGCGCCGATCCGCAGGCGATCGCGCGCGCCGTCGACGAGACCGTCGCTGCTCTTGGCGGGCTCGACATCCTCATCAACAGTGCCGGCATCGGCTCTTACGGCCCGCTCGCCGACCTCGATCTCGGCGAATATCAGACGCTGATGGACGTGAACGTGCGCGCACCGATGCTGTTCGCCAAGGCTGCGATTCCGCATCTGCCGGCCGGCGGCCGCATCGTCACCATCGGTTCGGGTCTCGGCGAGCGGGTGCCCTTCCCGGGCGTCACTGCCTACGCCGTCTCGAAGGCGGCGCTGACCGCGTTCACCCGCGGCCTCTCTCGCGAACTCGGACCCGCCGGCATCACCGTCAATCTCGTGCAGCCCGGGTCGACCGACACCGATGCGAACCCCGCCGGCGGCGACGCTGCCGAGGTCCAGCGGAGCATGACCTCGCTCGGCCGCTATGCCGAGCCGCGGGAGATCGCCAATGCGGTCGTGTTCCTGGCGAGCCCGGCCGCGAGCGTGATCACCGGCGCGATCCTCAACGCCGACGCCGGCGCGCTCGCGTGACGACGCATCCTTTCGGACGACAGGCCGCCACGTCGGCTTTGCCGCCCCGACGTCCCGTGGAGCGACGCTTGGACGTCCATCGTCCCTTCCCATCGATCGCCTCGAGCAAAGGGTGAGAGCATGCGCGAAACCATGAAGGCGATCGTCCTCGCCAAATTCGGCGGCTTCGATGCGTTCGAGATGCGCGATGTTGCCGTGCCCGCCGTCGGATCTCGGCAGGTCCGGGTGCGGGTTCACGCCACCGCAATCAATCCCCTGGATTATCAGATCCGCCGCGGCGACTATGCCGATTACGTGCCGCTCCCCGCCATCATCGGTCACGACGTGTCCGGCGTGGTGGAAGAGACGGGCGCGGACGTCGGCGAGTTCGCAGTCGGCGACGAGGTCTACTACACGCCCAGGATCTTCGGCGGCCCCGGCTCCTATGCGGAGCAGCATGTCGCCGATGTCGATCTGGTCGCCCGCAAGCCGCGCAACATCAGCCATCTGGAGGCCGCAAGCCTGACGCTGGTCGGGGGAACGGTCTGGGAATCTCTGGTGACCCGCGCCCGGCTTGCCGTTCACGAGACCATCTTGATCCACGGCGGTGCCGGCGGCGTTGGCTCGGTGGCGATCCAGCTTGCCAAAGCAATGGGCGCGCGTGTCATCACGACGGCGCGCCGCAGCAACCATGATTTCGTCCGTTCGCTCGGAGCGGACGACGTGATCGACCACCGCGCCGATGACTATGTCGCGGCGGTGGCGGACCTGACGCAGGGGCAAGGGGTGGATGTCGTGTTCGACACGATCGGCGGCGACGCGCTGACGCGGTCCCCGCTCGTCCTTGCCGATGCCGGACGCGTGGTCAGCATCGTCGACATCGCCCAGCCGCAGAATTTGATCGAAGCCTGGGGCAAGAACGCCGCCTACCATTTCGTCTTCACCCGGCAGAATCGGGGCAAGCTAGACGCGCTGACCAACCTCGTCGAACGCGGCCTGATCAAGCCGGTGATAGGTGCGGTGCTGCCCTTGGCCCAAATCGGCGAAGCGCATGAACTGCTCGAAGCGGGCGGCTCGCGCGGGCTTCGCGGCAAGGTGGCGATCGACGTCGCAGGCCAGGTCGTGAACCCATAAACGACCGCTTTCGATAGAACGGTCGAACGTCCAAATAGAGGTACAGAGCGGCTGGTTCGCTTTCGAGTTTGCGGATCGCGTTGGCGGCCGCGAGGCTCGGCCTTTTGATACAGCCAGCCCTCCCCCAGTACCTGCGTCTACGAAACGCAGAAAGTCCCTCGATTTGAAGACCAGGGCCTCACCTATGCGCCAGGCCGGATCGCCCCTACACCCGTCTCGGCGAGCAGCGGAAATCGAGGAGAGCGGGATGCATCGTTGGACTCTGTCGGCCGCGATCGGCGCTGCCGTCATGATCTCCAGCGCAGGCTCGGCGCACGCGGCG
The nucleotide sequence above comes from Sphingosinicella sp. BN140058. Encoded proteins:
- a CDS encoding SDR family NAD(P)-dependent oxidoreductase, with the translated sequence MIDLNGKRALVAGGSRGIGAAIAVALAENGADVAFTYRNSAEQARAVAQAIEAAGRRAVAIRADSADPQAIARAVDETVAALGGLDILINSAGIGSYGPLADLDLGEYQTLMDVNVRAPMLFAKAAIPHLPAGGRIVTIGSGLGERVPFPGVTAYAVSKAALTAFTRGLSRELGPAGITVNLVQPGSTDTDANPAGGDAAEVQRSMTSLGRYAEPREIANAVVFLASPAASVITGAILNADAGALA
- a CDS encoding hydrolase, whose translation is MTFRNGLDSLLRPEDSVLVLIDHQPYQLANLNSHDPHAVVNNTTGLAKTAKLFGVPTILTSVIADRGGLIFKQVTDVFPGQEVIDRTSINTWEDQKVVDAVKATGRKQLVIAGLWTEICVAMPAIQAAGEGWDVTVITDASGGTSVEAHEVAIQRMIAAGINMMTWVALAAEWQRDWARVDSAGPLTQVMIDHVGGSGIAYMWEQQLLNTPAPAVPSPGV
- a CDS encoding Atu2307/SP_0267 family LLM class monooxygenase; protein product: MDIGIDSFAAILPDPRTGLLPSATERMADLLEEVVLADRVGLDVFGIGEHHRAEFLDSAPAIILAAAAARTSRIRLTSAVTVLSAVDPVRLFQEFATLDLISKGRAELVVGRGSFGEAFPLFGLDPQAYDDLFAEKLDLFLQLGETSHPRWQGHFRPELSGQGVFPRPHQDRLPVWIGVGGTPQSFARAGVLGLPLMVAIIGGTFDRFRPLVDLYREAGARAGHDPAALKVGVHALGFVGETHAAAADAFFPGWAHLTATVGRERGWSPPTRAQFDAMAGPDGAFLVGAPATVAAKIRRASEVLGGLSRITFQMSTASLETAAMKRSIELLGTEVAPMVRANLDDEGVRT
- a CDS encoding LysR family transcriptional regulator, translating into MDIEELRTFVEVADAGGVTAAALRLGVSKSIVSRRLARLEADLGIQLLARTTRGAALTEAGVTFRDHAARVCAEIDIARETILPEGELRGSFRVAAPLTFGPTHFAPVLAELARLNPLLQVRSCYTDRFVDLIAEGFDCAIRVGHLANSNLLARRVGQTPAVYVAAPAYIARHGAPETPEEFGTHEVVMQGNETWLAMDGDEIIPLKPHGRFKADNAVALVAAALAGIGVAGVPTLLVTEHLASGALVPVMTRYPPPVLGVYVVRPPGQHPVRKVRVLTEMMVEHCRSL
- a CDS encoding pirin family protein, with the protein product MIEMVIDQRRRDLGGGFEVGRVLPYARRRMVGPFIFFDHMGPVDIAAGADRNLDVRPHPHIGLSTVSYLFSGEIMHRDSLGYAQAIRPAEVNWMVAGRGITHSERLERARAVGDRIHGIQAWVALPTELEETAPAFSHHAGDDLPQWQEAGVKGHLIAGSAYGLVAGAATHSPLFYAHLDMAAGATAEIPSGHSERALYVAAGEVEMEGRTFGAGKMLVVGTGASRVRATVPATVMVLGGEPVGERFIFWNFVSSSKDRLEQAASDWRAGRMKLPDADDREFIPLPDAPAPSAPAMS
- a CDS encoding zinc-dependent alcohol dehydrogenase family protein encodes the protein MRETMKAIVLAKFGGFDAFEMRDVAVPAVGSRQVRVRVHATAINPLDYQIRRGDYADYVPLPAIIGHDVSGVVEETGADVGEFAVGDEVYYTPRIFGGPGSYAEQHVADVDLVARKPRNISHLEAASLTLVGGTVWESLVTRARLAVHETILIHGGAGGVGSVAIQLAKAMGARVITTARRSNHDFVRSLGADDVIDHRADDYVAAVADLTQGQGVDVVFDTIGGDALTRSPLVLADAGRVVSIVDIAQPQNLIEAWGKNAAYHFVFTRQNRGKLDALTNLVERGLIKPVIGAVLPLAQIGEAHELLEAGGSRGLRGKVAIDVAGQVVNP